Proteins from one Halovivax limisalsi genomic window:
- a CDS encoding winged helix-turn-helix domain-containing protein: MVRDPIASRHVPSAAEICAALDDPDCREIIHALEEPLTASEIQERCDIPQSTLYRKLELLTDATLLEESTEIRRDGHHASKYAIAFDEIRITMEQDHTLGVAVERPARSADERLADLWSEVRRET; this comes from the coding sequence ATGGTCCGGGATCCGATCGCATCCAGACACGTTCCGTCGGCCGCCGAAATCTGTGCGGCACTCGACGATCCGGACTGTCGAGAGATCATTCACGCCCTCGAGGAGCCACTCACCGCCTCGGAAATACAGGAACGCTGTGACATCCCGCAGTCGACGCTGTACCGAAAGCTGGAGTTGCTAACCGACGCGACGCTCTTGGAGGAGTCGACGGAGATCCGGCGGGACGGCCACCACGCGAGCAAGTACGCGATCGCGTTCGACGAGATCAGAATCACGATGGAACAGGACCACACGCTGGGCGTCGCCGTCGAACGGCCGGCGCGGTCGGCCGACGAGCGGCTCGCGGACCTGTGGTCGGAGGTCAGACGAGAAACATGA
- a CDS encoding 2-oxo acid dehydrogenase subunit E2, with protein sequence MALEFTLPDVGEGVAEGELVSWLVEPGDTVSEDQPVAEVETDKALVEVPSPTDGTVRELHWEEGDVVPVGDLFITYNVEGEPVDESTDAGAESDAGTAQSDASGQADAAGDPGATGAEETGEVETPSGRVFAPPSVRRLARELGVDLETVEGTGPSGRLTEADVRAAAESGADEGDEPTDGATTAEAARTDAGRDSGADAAATADVAAGDEGAATAMQSAHTRGEAAAQVESADRDRTLAAPATRKLAEEEGVDLNAVPTDEERDGEPFVTPEAVMEYAEAQRQAQEADAAAVAAGETGPRERREPFKGVRKTIADAMVESKFSAPHVTHHDEVDVTKLVETRERLKPIAEERGIRLTYMPFIMKAVVAALQEYPEMNAVIDEESEEIVYRNYHNIGVATATDVGLMVPVVDDADHKGLLQLSSEMNELVSKARERTISPDELRGSTFTITNIGGIGGEYATPILNYPESGILAIGEIKRKPRVVTDENGEESIEPRSVLTLSLSFDHRLIDGAVGARFTNEVAKYLEDPELLLLE encoded by the coding sequence ATGGCACTCGAATTCACCTTACCCGACGTCGGCGAGGGCGTCGCCGAGGGCGAGTTAGTCTCCTGGCTCGTCGAGCCCGGCGACACCGTCTCCGAGGACCAGCCGGTCGCCGAGGTCGAGACGGACAAGGCTCTCGTCGAGGTTCCCTCGCCGACGGACGGGACCGTCCGCGAGTTGCACTGGGAGGAAGGCGACGTCGTCCCCGTCGGCGACCTGTTCATCACGTACAACGTCGAGGGCGAGCCGGTCGACGAGTCGACCGACGCCGGGGCCGAGAGCGACGCCGGCACGGCCCAATCCGACGCGAGCGGGCAGGCCGACGCGGCCGGCGATCCCGGCGCGACCGGCGCCGAGGAGACCGGCGAAGTCGAGACGCCCTCCGGTCGAGTCTTCGCGCCGCCGTCGGTCCGGCGCCTGGCGCGCGAACTCGGCGTCGATCTCGAGACCGTCGAGGGAACCGGTCCGAGCGGCCGGCTCACCGAGGCCGACGTCCGGGCGGCGGCCGAATCCGGTGCGGACGAAGGCGACGAGCCGACCGACGGGGCGACGACGGCCGAGGCGGCCCGGACTGATGCCGGTCGCGATTCCGGCGCCGACGCGGCCGCCACCGCCGACGTGGCGGCGGGCGACGAGGGCGCCGCGACCGCGATGCAGTCGGCCCACACGCGCGGCGAGGCGGCCGCGCAGGTCGAGTCGGCCGATCGCGACCGGACGCTGGCGGCGCCCGCGACGCGCAAGCTCGCCGAGGAGGAAGGCGTCGACCTGAACGCGGTGCCGACCGACGAGGAGCGCGACGGGGAGCCGTTCGTCACGCCCGAGGCGGTGATGGAGTACGCCGAGGCCCAGCGCCAGGCCCAGGAGGCCGACGCGGCGGCCGTCGCGGCCGGCGAGACCGGCCCGCGCGAGCGCCGCGAGCCGTTCAAGGGCGTCCGCAAGACCATCGCCGACGCGATGGTCGAGTCGAAGTTCTCCGCGCCCCACGTCACCCACCACGACGAGGTCGACGTCACGAAGCTCGTCGAGACGCGCGAGCGCCTGAAACCGATCGCCGAGGAGCGCGGCATCCGACTGACGTACATGCCCTTCATCATGAAGGCGGTCGTCGCCGCGCTGCAGGAGTACCCCGAGATGAACGCGGTGATCGACGAGGAGAGCGAGGAGATCGTCTACCGCAACTACCACAACATCGGCGTCGCGACGGCGACCGACGTCGGCCTCATGGTGCCCGTCGTCGACGACGCCGACCACAAGGGACTGCTTCAGCTCTCCTCGGAGATGAACGAACTCGTCTCGAAGGCCCGCGAGCGGACCATCTCGCCGGACGAACTGCGCGGTTCGACCTTTACGATCACCAACATCGGCGGCATCGGCGGCGAGTACGCCACGCCGATCCTCAACTACCCCGAGTCGGGCATCCTCGCCATCGGCGAGATCAAGCGCAAGCCCCGCGTCGTCACCGACGAGAACGGCGAGGAATCGATCGAACCCCGCTCGGTGCTGACCCTCTCGCTGTCGTTCGATCACCGCCTCATCGACGGCGCCGTCGGTGCACGCTTTACCAACGAGGTCGCGAAATACCTCGAGGATCCGGAACTGCTCCTGCTGGAGTAG
- a CDS encoding alpha-ketoacid dehydrogenase subunit beta, whose amino-acid sequence MAAQQQSQPAADAETESLTLVQAVQDGLATEMARDDDVLVMGEDVGKNGGVFRATDGLYEEFGEDRVIDTPLAESGIVGTAVGMAAYGMRPVAEMQFLGFIYPAFDQIVSHAARLRTRSRGRFECPLVVRAPYGGGIRAPEHHSESSEAFFAHQPGLKVVVPSTPYDTKGLLTSAIRDPDPVIFLEPKLIYRAFREDVPTGSYEVPIGEAAVRREGADISVFTWGAMTRPTIEAAEELDGEIDVEVVDLRTLSPLDDETIVESFTKTGRAAVVHEAPKTGGLAGEITATLQEEALLYQEAPVERITGFDTPFPLYALEDYYLPEAERIADGIRNAAEF is encoded by the coding sequence ATGGCGGCCCAACAACAATCACAGCCGGCAGCCGACGCAGAGACCGAGAGCCTGACGCTCGTCCAGGCGGTCCAGGACGGCCTGGCGACCGAGATGGCTCGCGACGACGACGTCCTCGTCATGGGCGAGGACGTCGGCAAGAACGGGGGCGTCTTCCGCGCGACCGACGGCCTCTACGAGGAGTTCGGCGAGGATCGGGTCATCGACACGCCGCTGGCGGAGTCGGGCATCGTCGGCACGGCCGTCGGCATGGCCGCGTACGGCATGCGGCCCGTCGCCGAGATGCAGTTCCTCGGGTTCATCTACCCGGCGTTCGACCAGATCGTCTCCCACGCCGCGCGCCTGCGCACGCGCTCTCGCGGTCGATTCGAGTGCCCGCTCGTCGTCCGCGCGCCCTACGGCGGCGGCATCCGGGCGCCGGAGCACCACTCCGAGTCGTCCGAGGCCTTCTTCGCCCACCAGCCCGGCCTCAAGGTCGTCGTCCCGTCGACGCCGTACGACACGAAGGGGCTATTGACGAGCGCGATCCGCGACCCGGACCCCGTGATCTTCCTCGAACCGAAGCTGATCTACCGCGCGTTCCGCGAGGACGTCCCCACGGGGTCCTACGAGGTCCCCATCGGCGAGGCCGCGGTTCGCCGCGAGGGAGCGGACATCTCCGTGTTCACCTGGGGCGCGATGACTCGGCCGACCATCGAGGCCGCCGAGGAACTCGACGGCGAGATCGACGTCGAGGTCGTCGACCTGCGCACCCTGTCGCCGCTGGACGACGAGACGATCGTCGAGTCGTTCACGAAGACGGGCCGCGCCGCGGTGGTCCACGAGGCCCCGAAGACGGGCGGCCTCGCGGGCGAGATCACCGCGACGCTGCAGGAGGAGGCCCTGCTCTACCAGGAGGCGCCGGTCGAGCGCATCACCGGCTTCGACACGCCGTTCCCGCTGTACGCGCTCGAAGATTACTACCTGCCGGAGGCCGAACGCATCGCCGACGGCATCCGAAACGCCGCGGAGTTCTAA
- a CDS encoding SRPBCC family protein: protein MQTVTVSREIAAPVDAVRDAMDDLEAFTRAAGFDEVEVSGRTIHVANRVGIAHIELELAVVDDADATLRIDQRDGIFEEMQTTYDVQSMPDGTDVTATTEFALDVAIVGAVLDATVIKRQRRRELTAQLEYLESTAGDQSSTA, encoded by the coding sequence ATGCAAACGGTCACCGTATCCAGGGAGATCGCCGCCCCCGTGGATGCCGTCCGCGACGCGATGGACGACCTCGAAGCGTTCACGCGCGCGGCCGGTTTCGACGAAGTCGAGGTGTCGGGCCGGACGATCCACGTCGCCAACCGAGTCGGAATCGCGCATATCGAACTCGAACTCGCCGTCGTCGACGACGCCGACGCGACACTGCGGATCGACCAGCGAGACGGGATCTTCGAGGAGATGCAGACGACGTACGACGTCCAATCGATGCCCGACGGGACCGACGTGACCGCCACGACGGAGTTCGCACTCGACGTGGCGATCGTCGGCGCCGTTCTCGACGCGACGGTGATCAAACGGCAGCGCCGACGGGAACTGACCGCCCAGCTCGAGTATCTCGAATCGACGGCCGGCGATCAATCATCGACCGCGTGA
- the lpdA gene encoding dihydrolipoyl dehydrogenase has protein sequence MVVGDVTTGTDVLVIGAGPAGYVAAIRAGQLDLDVTLVEKDAYGGTCLNYGCIPSKAMITATDVAHEAGNAEEMGIHAEPAIDLAGMVGWKDDVVDQLTGGVEKLCKANGVSLMEGTATFADENTVRVSHSGEGQGSESVQFEHAIVATGSRPIRIPGFDFADDPVLSSRQALALETVPESLVLVGAGYIGMELAGVFAKLGTDVTVVEMLDDALPGYPDDLTRPVKERAEELGIDFHFGYSAAEWQDLGDGIRVVAEPAEAVAGDGGSAETVEAEALELDTEKVLVAVGRQPVSDTLDLEAAGIETDDRGFIQTDDRARSDVEHIFAVGDVAGEPMLAHKGSYEGQVAAEVIAGEPSAIDYQAMPAVVFTDPEIATVGMTEDEAEDAGFEPIVGKFPFRASGRALTTGHADGFVKIVADEESEFVLGASVVGPEASELLGELGLAVELGATLEDVAGTIHAHPTLSESVMEAAENALGHAIHTLNR, from the coding sequence ATGGTCGTCGGAGACGTTACCACCGGAACGGACGTGCTGGTGATCGGCGCGGGACCCGCGGGCTACGTCGCCGCCATCCGGGCGGGCCAGCTCGATCTCGACGTCACGCTCGTCGAGAAGGACGCCTACGGCGGTACCTGTCTGAACTACGGCTGCATTCCCTCGAAAGCGATGATCACGGCCACGGACGTGGCCCACGAGGCGGGCAACGCCGAGGAGATGGGGATCCACGCCGAACCCGCGATCGACCTCGCGGGGATGGTCGGCTGGAAGGACGACGTCGTCGACCAGCTCACCGGCGGGGTCGAGAAGCTCTGCAAGGCAAACGGCGTCTCGCTGATGGAGGGAACCGCGACGTTCGCCGACGAGAACACCGTTCGCGTCTCCCACTCCGGCGAGGGGCAGGGCTCGGAGTCCGTCCAGTTCGAACACGCCATCGTCGCGACGGGCTCGCGTCCCATCCGGATTCCCGGCTTCGACTTCGCCGACGACCCCGTCCTCAGCTCCCGACAGGCCCTCGCGCTCGAGACCGTCCCCGAGTCGCTGGTGCTCGTCGGCGCCGGCTACATCGGGATGGAACTCGCCGGCGTCTTCGCGAAGCTCGGCACCGACGTCACCGTCGTCGAGATGCTCGATGATGCGCTGCCCGGCTATCCCGACGACCTCACGCGCCCGGTGAAAGAGCGGGCCGAGGAACTCGGCATCGACTTCCACTTCGGTTACAGCGCCGCGGAGTGGCAGGACCTGGGCGACGGCATCCGCGTGGTGGCGGAGCCCGCGGAGGCTGTGGCCGGCGACGGCGGAAGCGCCGAAACCGTCGAAGCCGAGGCGCTCGAACTCGACACGGAGAAGGTGCTGGTCGCCGTCGGTCGCCAGCCGGTCTCTGACACGCTCGACCTCGAGGCTGCGGGCATCGAGACCGACGATCGCGGCTTCATCCAGACGGACGATCGCGCGCGATCGGACGTCGAGCACATCTTCGCCGTCGGCGACGTCGCGGGCGAGCCCATGCTGGCCCACAAGGGGAGCTACGAGGGCCAGGTCGCCGCCGAGGTGATCGCCGGCGAGCCGTCGGCGATCGACTACCAGGCGATGCCCGCGGTCGTCTTCACCGACCCCGAGATCGCCACGGTCGGGATGACCGAGGACGAGGCCGAGGACGCCGGCTTCGAACCAATCGTCGGCAAGTTCCCCTTCCGCGCGAGCGGCCGCGCGCTGACGACCGGCCACGCGGATGGCTTCGTCAAGATCGTCGCGGACGAGGAGAGCGAGTTCGTCCTCGGCGCCTCGGTCGTCGGGCCCGAGGCCTCCGAACTGCTCGGCGAACTCGGCCTGGCGGTCGAACTCGGCGCGACGCTCGAGGACGTCGCCGGGACGATCCACGCCCACCCGACGCTCTCGGAGTCGGTCATGGAGGCCGCCGAGAACGCGCTCGGCCACGCGATCCACACGCTCAACCGGTAG
- a CDS encoding multicopper oxidase domain-containing protein: MRTHGPSLDRRTLLATTGAGALAGLAGCLGFGNDEKPASPAAASGGDEAGRADAESNGSLTDHEYTQPAPVIDVQEQGHESTMRTVPARHELVTSEAKGGPLELPEVWAWQADDHAPSVPGPRYRVPEGETFEIHFENTEHDRSHTIHLHALAKDWKDDGVPSTTGIQVNPGESHTYTYEADVPGTHLYHCHFQTANHMDMGMYGLVRVTPDDEDPPDREYFLTLREWDSDLHHREAGADDVSYDTAERDPTLYTINGRSAPTTYHPEQGTPLIASAGERVRVHVVNAGYENHGFHTHGHRFEVVEKDGTPIPPERRTEMDVLDVAPAERYAVELTTDSDPGIYPVHCHKVDHVTNDGSYPGGMVTALVYEEVMDSPEFRSVMDAAGYEG, from the coding sequence ATGAGAACCCACGGTCCCTCTCTCGATCGGCGGACGCTCCTCGCGACGACCGGCGCCGGCGCCCTGGCCGGGCTGGCGGGTTGCCTCGGCTTCGGGAACGACGAGAAACCCGCCTCTCCCGCTGCAGCGAGCGGCGGCGACGAAGCTGGCCGCGCTGACGCCGAATCGAACGGCTCCCTGACCGACCACGAGTACACCCAGCCCGCACCCGTGATCGACGTCCAGGAGCAGGGCCACGAGTCGACGATGCGGACCGTCCCCGCTCGCCACGAGCTGGTGACCTCCGAGGCGAAGGGCGGCCCGCTCGAGTTACCCGAGGTCTGGGCCTGGCAAGCCGACGACCACGCGCCGAGCGTGCCGGGGCCGCGCTATCGCGTGCCCGAGGGCGAGACGTTCGAGATCCACTTCGAGAACACCGAGCACGACCGGAGCCACACGATCCACCTGCACGCGCTCGCGAAGGACTGGAAGGACGACGGCGTGCCGTCCACGACGGGCATTCAGGTTAACCCGGGCGAATCACACACCTACACCTACGAGGCCGACGTCCCCGGGACGCACCTCTATCACTGTCACTTCCAGACGGCCAACCACATGGACATGGGGATGTACGGGCTCGTGCGCGTGACTCCCGATGACGAGGACCCGCCGGATCGCGAGTACTTCCTCACGCTGCGCGAGTGGGATAGCGACCTCCACCACCGGGAGGCCGGCGCCGACGACGTCTCCTACGACACCGCCGAGCGCGACCCGACGCTGTACACCATCAACGGGCGGTCCGCGCCGACGACCTACCACCCCGAACAGGGGACGCCGCTGATCGCCAGCGCGGGCGAGCGGGTCCGCGTCCACGTCGTCAACGCCGGGTACGAGAACCACGGCTTCCACACCCACGGCCACCGCTTCGAGGTCGTCGAGAAGGACGGGACGCCGATCCCGCCGGAGCGACGCACCGAGATGGACGTCCTCGACGTCGCCCCCGCCGAGCGCTACGCCGTCGAACTGACGACCGACAGCGACCCGGGCATCTACCCGGTCCACTGTCACAAGGTCGATCACGTGACCAACGACGGCAGCTACCCCGGCGGGATGGTGACCGCACTCGTCTACGAGGAGGTCATGGACAGCCCCGAGTTCCGGTCCGTCATGGACGCGGCCGGCTACGAGGGCTGA
- the ilvA gene encoding threonine ammonia-lyase, whose translation MTDLEFADVAAARDRLDDPSVVMETPLESNRSLSGMTDATVYMKMEHLQRTGSFKTRGAYNKLVQVAERGDVSRVVAASAGNHAQGVALAATKNDIDSTIVMPRHAPQAKVDATRSYGGDVVLEGADFQAAMTHAKTLADGDDVEFVHAYDDPAIVAGQGTIGIEIHETLPEVDTVVVPIGGGGLIGGISLALSELAPDVRVIGVQAESAATVPESLDKGIPQEIDDVQTIADGIATGGISELTLGLIRDHVDEVVTVSDDEIANATLVLLERAKQLVEGAGAASVASILSSEVDVTGETVVPVLGGGNIDISMLQTVLEHALTDRDQLLRLRVRITDQPGKMSEISTVISDHGANIRTVRHDRAVDDLQVGEAYLVFQVVTSGSDHARSVIEAIEDRGYEVERVH comes from the coding sequence ATGACGGATCTCGAGTTCGCGGACGTCGCGGCGGCGCGCGACCGACTGGACGACCCGTCGGTCGTCATGGAGACGCCGCTGGAGTCGAACCGGTCGCTGTCGGGGATGACCGACGCGACGGTCTACATGAAGATGGAGCACCTCCAGCGGACGGGCTCGTTCAAGACTCGCGGCGCGTACAACAAGCTGGTCCAGGTGGCCGAGCGCGGCGACGTCTCCCGCGTGGTCGCGGCGAGCGCGGGCAACCACGCCCAGGGCGTCGCGCTGGCGGCGACGAAGAACGACATCGACTCGACGATCGTCATGCCGCGCCACGCGCCGCAGGCGAAGGTCGACGCCACCCGGAGTTACGGCGGCGACGTGGTCCTCGAGGGCGCGGACTTTCAGGCGGCGATGACCCACGCGAAGACGCTCGCCGACGGCGACGACGTCGAGTTCGTCCACGCCTACGACGACCCGGCGATCGTCGCCGGCCAGGGGACCATCGGCATCGAGATCCACGAGACGCTCCCCGAGGTCGACACGGTCGTCGTCCCGATCGGCGGCGGCGGGCTGATCGGCGGTATCAGCCTCGCGCTGTCGGAACTGGCGCCCGACGTGCGCGTCATCGGCGTCCAGGCCGAGTCGGCCGCGACGGTGCCGGAGAGCCTCGACAAGGGCATTCCCCAGGAAATCGACGACGTCCAGACCATCGCCGACGGCATCGCGACCGGCGGCATCTCGGAACTCACGCTGGGGCTCATCCGGGACCACGTCGACGAGGTGGTGACGGTTTCGGACGACGAGATCGCCAACGCGACGCTGGTTCTCCTCGAACGCGCCAAACAGCTCGTCGAGGGAGCTGGTGCGGCCTCGGTCGCCTCGATTCTCTCGTCCGAGGTCGACGTGACGGGCGAGACGGTCGTGCCCGTCCTCGGCGGCGGCAACATCGACATCTCGATGCTCCAGACCGTCCTCGAACACGCGCTGACCGACCGCGACCAGCTCCTCCGCCTGCGCGTGCGGATCACCGACCAGCCGGGCAAGATGTCGGAGATCTCGACGGTCATCTCCGACCACGGGGCCAACATCCGCACGGTGCGCCACGACCGCGCCGTCGACGACCTCCAGGTCGGCGAAGCCTACCTCGTCTTCCAGGTCGTCACCAGCGGCTCCGACCACGCTCGGTCGGTGATCGAGGCGATCGAAGACCGGGGCTACGAGGTCGAACGCGTCCACTGA
- a CDS encoding acyl-CoA thioesterase/bile acid-CoA:amino acid N-acyltransferase family protein, with translation MTENPRHTTDVAHADHELTIDAPTRSRRDEPIEIRLTGLDPGESVTLEATTTGREGHEWRSSATFTADEAGVVDLSERAPEAGSYDAVAPMGWCWSMQGPEDQPVSNLMVAGPMEVSFRAQAGDRTAERTITRHAGEGVERTEVNTDGVVGTIFEPADDGPHPGVVVLHGSGGISTALTASLLADRGFAAFSLRYIGEHDALPEEIGRVPISYFDDAARWFGARDGVRGDRIGLLGHSRGAEIALALGARYDWVGAVVSYAGSGVLWNTPDEAPAWVDEDGEPLPYVPGKGKPTLLEGQLDEADAATREAATPAVEAIEGPILLITGEKDPIWPASRTAERVIDRLDGADHPYPYEHRRYEGASHFITPPYLPKNHHVFGGEPVHIARADADAWPRAIDCLTTGLDEA, from the coding sequence ATGACAGAGAACCCCCGACACACGACCGACGTAGCGCACGCCGACCACGAACTGACGATCGACGCGCCGACCCGGAGCCGACGTGACGAACCGATCGAGATCCGTCTCACCGGGCTCGACCCCGGCGAGTCCGTGACGCTCGAGGCGACGACCACCGGCCGCGAGGGCCACGAGTGGCGATCGAGCGCGACGTTCACCGCGGACGAGGCGGGCGTCGTCGACCTCTCCGAACGGGCGCCCGAGGCGGGGTCCTACGACGCGGTCGCGCCGATGGGCTGGTGCTGGTCGATGCAGGGACCCGAAGACCAGCCGGTGTCGAATTTGATGGTTGCCGGCCCGATGGAGGTTAGCTTCCGGGCGCAGGCGGGCGACCGGACCGCCGAGCGAACGATCACCCGCCACGCCGGCGAGGGGGTCGAGCGGACCGAGGTAAACACGGACGGCGTCGTCGGGACGATCTTCGAACCCGCCGACGACGGCCCGCACCCCGGCGTCGTGGTGCTGCACGGCTCCGGGGGCATCTCGACCGCGCTGACCGCCTCCTTGCTGGCCGACCGCGGCTTCGCCGCGTTCTCGCTGCGGTACATCGGCGAGCACGACGCGCTTCCCGAGGAGATCGGCCGGGTGCCGATCAGTTACTTCGACGACGCCGCCCGGTGGTTCGGGGCGCGCGACGGCGTCCGCGGCGACCGGATCGGCCTCCTGGGTCACTCCCGCGGCGCGGAGATCGCCCTGGCGCTCGGCGCTCGCTACGACTGGGTGGGGGCCGTGGTCTCCTACGCCGGCAGCGGCGTCCTGTGGAACACGCCGGACGAGGCGCCCGCCTGGGTCGACGAGGACGGCGAGCCGTTGCCCTACGTTCCCGGAAAGGGGAAACCGACGCTGCTTGAGGGCCAGCTCGACGAGGCCGACGCGGCGACGCGCGAGGCCGCGACGCCCGCCGTCGAGGCGATCGAGGGCCCGATCCTGCTGATAACCGGCGAGAAGGATCCCATCTGGCCCGCCAGCCGGACGGCGGAGCGGGTTATCGACCGCCTGGACGGCGCCGACCACCCGTACCCCTACGAGCACCGGCGCTACGAGGGGGCCAGCCACTTCATCACGCCGCCGTACCTGCCGAAGAACCACCACGTCTTCGGCGGCGAGCCGGTCCACATCGCGCGGGCGGACGCGGACGCGTGGCCACGCGCGATCGACTGTCTCACGACGGGTCTCGACGAGGCGTAA